The proteins below are encoded in one region of Populus alba chromosome 2, ASM523922v2, whole genome shotgun sequence:
- the LOC118046844 gene encoding phosphoribosylformylglycinamidine cyclo-ligase, chloroplastic produces the protein MATTSIASNTELSRAIKASIRPSSNKPLATQQPIGRCTFNRFSDRFPVLSVRATSNSSMSKENSSKSGDGAGGGLTYKDAGVDIDAGSELVRRIAKMAPGIGGFGGLFPLGDSYLVAGTDGVGTKLKLAFETGIHETIGIDLVAMSVNDIVTSGAKPLFFLDYYATSRLDVDLAEKVIKGIVDGCQQSDCTLLGGETAEMPGFYAEGEYDLSGFAVGIVKKESVIDGKNIAAGDVLIGLPSSGVHSNGFSLVRRVLAQSSLSLNDQLPGGSVTLGEALMAPTSIYVKQVLDLISKGGVKGIAHITGGGFTDNIPRVFPKGLGAFIYKDSWEVPTLFKWIQEAGRIEDAEMSRTFNMGIGMVLVMTEEASRRILEEGQHKAYRIGEVVHGEGVSYH, from the exons ATGGCTACTACTAGCATAGCATCAAACACTGAGCTATCGCGTGCGATTAAAGCTTCAATCAGACCCTCTTCTAATAAACCCTTGGCCACTCAACAACCCATAGGAAGATGCACATTTAATCGCTTTTCCGATAGATTTCCGGTTCTTTCAGTGAGAGCTACAAGCAATAGTTCGATGTCCAAGGAAAATAGCAGCAAAAGCGGTGATGGGGCTGGTGGAGGACTTACATACAAGGATGCTGGGGTGGATATAGATGCTGGGTCTGAGCTTGTTCGGCGAATTGCAAAGATGGCTCCTGGGATTGGTGGTTTTGGTGGTCTTTTCCCTCTTG GGGATTCGTACCTAGTTGCAGGTACGGATGGTGTAGGGACTAAGCTAAAGCTTGCATTTGAAACTGGAATCCATGAAACCATTGGAATTGATCTG GTTGCTATGAGTGTAAACGATATTGTTACTTCCGGTGCAAAgcccttgttttttcttgattacTATGCTACAAGCCGCCTTGATGTTGACCTTGCTGAAAAG GTCATTAAAGGCATAGTTGATGGTTGTCAACAATCGGACTGCACTCTTTTAGGGGGAGAG ACTGCAGAGATGCCAGGTTTCTATGCAGAAGGTGAGTATGACCTCAGCGGGTTTGCTGTTGGCATTGTAAAAAAGGAATCAGTGATTGATGGGAAAAACATTGCGGCCGGGGATGTTCTCATTGGTTTGCCATCGAGTGGAGTCCATTCCAATGGTTTCTCTCTTGTAAGAAG GGTTCTAGCTCAGAGTAGCTTGTCTTTGAATGACCAACTTCCTGGTGGAAGTGTTACTTTGGGTGAAGCTCTTATGGCTCCAACTTCTATCTATGTCAAGCAG GTGCTTGATTTGATTAGCAAGGGCGGTGTAAAGGGCATAGCTCACATCACTGGAGGCGGTTTTACAGATAACATACCAAGAGTTTTCCCGAAAGGCCTTGGAGCTTTTATATACAAGGATTCATGGGAAGTCCCAACCCTTTTCAAATGGATCCAAGAG GCTGGAAGAATAGAAGATGCTGAGATGAGTCGGACTTTTAACATGGGCATTGGGATGGTTCTGGTCATGACCGAGGAAGCATCTCGCAGAATTCTTGAGGAGGGACAACATAAGGCATATCGCATTGGTGAGGTTGTACATGGTGAAGGAGTGAGCTATCACTAA
- the LOC118046845 gene encoding uncharacterized protein, translating to MVDSRVKNVSAAFSWADEVEREEEEQARFQEHQKQKPDPFGSARPREVVLLEKGIDWRKLDIHLQQPSHKRQLDPPYGKQCKENIPAFAAPGLDRIPSVTPSKSLKTELEDANSELKRSETLRVPLATQSQIPATFVPPLRYPPKNAIPSLSESGFHYYLHELDKGQQGFQSKMPLKPGKENTFHQQLPQGDRCFQKLNQGSHTRPHYHRQILQAEQRSQMEDEISFRLWRSDGSGKNLRKPAASRLQQDSDSATENPSKNLQGNDAVRQNLTKSSCARPRGTNIKQKNGLERSGAERSSGTKFNVMVQVRKRRGD from the exons ATGGTGGATAGCAGGGTAAAAAATGTCTCTGCAGCATTTTCGTGGGCAGATGAGgtagagagagaagaggaagaacaaGCTCGATTTCAGGAGCACCAGAAGCAGAAGCCAGACCCTTTTGGCTCTGCCAGGCCCAGAGAAGTTGTTCTCCTGGAAAAGGGAATTGATTGGAGAAAACTCGACATCCATCTTCAACAACCTTCTCACAAAAG GCAGCTGGATCCTCCTTATGGGAAGCAATGCAAGGAAAACATCCCTGCCTTTGCTGCTCCAGGCCTCGACAGAATACCTTCAGTTACCCCAAGCAAGAGCCTAAAAACTGAACTGGAAGATGCAAATTCGGAGCTGAAAAGAAGCGAGACTTTGCGGGTTCCTTTGGCTACACAGAGCCAGATTCCTGCAACATTCGTACCTCCTCTAAGATATCCACCTAAAAATGCCATTCCTAGTTTGTCCGAGTCTGGCTTTCATTATTATCTACATGAATTAGACAAAGGGCAGCAAGGTTTTCAAAGCAAGATGCCCCTAAAGCCTGGGAAAGAGAATACATTTCATCAGCAACTGCCCCAGGGGGATCGCTGCTTTCAGAAATTGAATCAGGGAAGCCACACTCGCCCTCACTATCATCGACAAATATTGCAAGCTGAGCAAAGGAGCCAGATGGAGGATGAAATAAGTTTCAGACTGTGGCGATCGGATGGTAGTGGCAAGAACTTGAGGAAACCAGCAGCTAGTAGATTACAGCAAGATTCAGATTCAGCTACTGAGAACCCTAGCAAAAACCTTCAAGGAAATGATGCAGTTAGGCAGAATTTGACAAAATCCTCTTGTGCTAGACCTAGAGGTACAAACATCAAACAGAAGAATGGCTTGGAAAGATCCGGTGCTGAGAGATCAAGCGGAACAAAATTCAATGTGATGGTGCAGGTAAGAAAAAGGCGGGGGGACTAA